ATACTGCAAATGTTTTGAAAGTTGAATACATCATGTACAGAGTATATACCCATTCACCATCACTACATGCATTCGAAGGATTGGTAAAGTATTGGATACTCCAAGATAATCCATTTCCCTCTTACAACCACCTCCTGTAAGTTAAAGCTTAAGTTATAAGTCAGGACTTACGTTATAGTCCCCAGCATAGTCCTGTAAAGAGGCGTCTTTCACTTCTATAACTCTATTCACTATCTGCTTTATAAAGTATCGGTCGTGGGAAACAGTGATGACAGTGCCACTGTACTCCCTTATAGCCTCCTGTTTGAAAAAGAGTAGGGTTCATCCAGTTGGTTAATGTGAACAAGATCATGCACAAGAGAGTATAAGAGAGTATAACTATGATACTTAACTAAGTCacgagaaagagagagaattaaCCTCGAGCATTTCCTTGGAAGGTATGTCCAAGTGATTAGTCGGCTCATCCAAGACAAGTAGAGTTGACGGTTTCACCATGAATTTACAGAAAGCAAGCCTTGCCTAAAAATTCCAACAGGGCAACATAGTAAATTAGAAGACcacacaaaaagaaaatatctttTATTGGATAAATTAACATTAACAGGGACAGTTTTCAGAAGGTGGAAGTTTGACAGAGAAGGGAGATTTCGTGTTTAATAGCATAGATATAGCTAATAGCAAAGTTGATTGTCAGAGGGAGAACATGGAATATTGGCAGCTCACCTTCTCACCACCACTCAGAAGGGCAACCTTCTGGTCAAGCATATCAGCTTTGAAGTTGCAGCGACCAAGGAGTCCCTTTATATCGTCAAGTCTCCAGTCCTCTGCAGCTTCCACTACAGTCTCGAGAACCGTCTTGTCCAGGTCGAGTGCTTCCGCCTAGAACGAGCAAGCCATAGAGTCAGAGTCCGGCATAAGCAAGGCATACTGAAGAAAAGATTCAAAATCAATAAGAATGGCAACCACTGGTTGAGTAGGAGGGAACTAAGATCTTACGGACCTGATTCTGTTCAAAGTAATTTGGAAAGACATTATGCTCCCCGAGTATAACTTCACCTCCTCTTGGCTTCTCCAGACCCATGATCAATTTTAACAAGGTACTCTTTCCGCAACCATTTGGACCAATAACCGCGATCTTTTCTCCCCTTTCAACCGTCAGACTGGCTTTGTTAAACAGAACCTGGGATATATGGACAAATTTTTTGGTTAGAAGGATAACTTCCATTGCTTAGTGCCAACAAATGCACATGAGAGAAGAAATTTAAACTGCCCACCTGATCACCATATCCAAAATCAAGATTCTTGATGGTAATAACTGACCGTCCACTTCTCCCATGCTCGGGGAATCTAATCTTCATCTGTTTGCGCTGAAATGGCTTCTCAACTTGCTCCTTTTCTTGAAGTCCTTCCAATTTCTGCAACAAGAAAGGAGGGACTCAGGACAATAATAAGCAGATTTAGATATATTAAATTACAAGCACATATCATTCCTTAATCATTGCGTTTGGAGAAATACTTCTAACACGGCTTTACCTTTTCAGCAGACGAAGCACGGCCAGAGTTTGCACCTGCTCCCAACCTACTTATCAAGTCTCTTGTGTCTTCAGTCTTTTTCTGCTGTTTCTCCCATTTATCATACTGTTCTTCGACCTTTACTGCCTTTGATATGACATACTGAGAGTAGTTTCCTTCAAAAGTGCTTGAAACCCCCATCTCAGTTTCCACGATTTTAGTACAAAGTTGATCTAGAAAAGCCCGATCGTGAGAGATAATGACCATGGGAATCTGTTGCTTGTTTAAATAACCTTCCAGCCACTCAATTGTGTCGAGATCAAGGTGGTTTGTGGGCTCATCAAGAAGTAACAAGTCAGGCTCCTGCACAACATAAGAGTGAAAGTAATTAGCTCTAAATCATTTTATTGGAAGATTGCAACATTTGGTCACTGAAAGGTCATGTGTAACAAAGAGAAATATTGAAATGCTGATTACAACGTACTGAACCTGTCAAGTCTCAATAAAGATATTGCCTGCCAAGACCGACATAACATCTTGCTTGTTTTCTCAGATCAGGACAAACCAACATAACAATGATACCAGGGGGGTATACCTGAAGAAGAATCTTCCCAAGGGACATTCTCATCTGCCAGCCACTGCTAAAAGAGGCCACCAGCCTATCGGAATCCTCGGGAGCAAACCCAAGCTCAGGCATCATCTTACTGATCTTTGCATCCACTTCATCTAAATCTACAGCCTGTGCCCTTCTCTGCAGCAACTCAAACTCATCCAAAAGCCTCCCCATCAACTCCAAATCATCAACAGACTGCTCTATCGCCTTCTGGACCTTCTCTAACTTCTCTGCTATCTCCATCTCCTCTTTGAATGCACTCATAAACTCCTCCTTCAACGTCCTACTCAACGAAACTTCGAACTCCTGACTCAAAAATGCAATCTTCATATTCGGTTTCGCCTTAATTACATTACCTGACAGAGACAAAGTAAGCCAAAAACAGCATAAGTAAATGACTCTTTCATAACATAATCAGATAGAGACAGAGTAAGCCAAAAACTGCAAAAGTAAATGGCTCTTTCATAATATGTCCGAATCTCTTTGGGAAAATTGAGACCAAAAACAAAACTTAATGCGCATCTTGACTGAAATAAGACAAGCTTCTCCTCTCAGACGATTCAAAtgcttcaaattttcaattttggtaATACTAGGCTTATCAAAAATGAAACTTCGCACAGTGTGATATGGCAGTCCAAAAAGAAATTGATCGACCCAAGAAAAGCCGACATAAGTCAGCAAGACCCAACTTTTCCTATTAATCAAATTGCTTATTACCCGAACAGAATGAATCGAATTGCTTTATCAACAATTAAATGCATCATAAGATGCATcgccataacaaaaatacatcaTTTGGCTAGTTAAAGTGAACAATTATCCATGATGATACTGACTATACAGCAGAACGTTATCCAGATAATAGGCaattttggagggaaatgAATGCCGGAACGTTCGGAAGAGAAGTACCCGAATCGGGCTCTTCCTGGCCCGTGATAATCCTCAACTGGGTCGTCTTCCCGGCGCCATTAACTCCGACCAACCCGACCTtctccccc
The sequence above is drawn from the Punica granatum isolate Tunisia-2019 chromosome 5, ASM765513v2, whole genome shotgun sequence genome and encodes:
- the LOC116208141 gene encoding ABC transporter F family member 5-like, producing MDLSTKLAFRPLVRPISSPLPSQFLKVSPCPAKFYRHLSPSPRKLCCKADNRVSALAVDTAVAETKLTEEEIESLLSNGSEGEYEQKNAKKRGNTRGASGISSGVKLENVSKSYKGVTVLKDVSWEVKKGEKVGLVGVNGAGKTTQLRIITGQEEPDSGNVIKAKPNMKIAFLSQEFEVSLSRTLKEEFMSAFKEEMEIAEKLEKVQKAIEQSVDDLELMGRLLDEFELLQRRAQAVDLDEVDAKISKMMPELGFAPEDSDRLVASFSSGWQMRMSLGKILLQEPDLLLLDEPTNHLDLDTIEWLEGYLNKQQIPMVIISHDRAFLDQLCTKIVETEMGVSSTFEGNYSQYVISKAVKVEEQYDKWEKQQKKTEDTRDLISRLGAGANSGRASSAEKKLEGLQEKEQVEKPFQRKQMKIRFPEHGRSGRSVITIKNLDFGYGDQVLFNKASLTVERGEKIAVIGPNGCGKSTLLKLIMGLEKPRGGEVILGEHNVFPNYFEQNQAEALDLDKTVLETVVEAAEDWRLDDIKGLLGRCNFKADMLDQKVALLSGGEKARLAFCKFMVKPSTLLVLDEPTNHLDIPSKEMLEEAIREYSGTVITVSHDRYFIKQIVNRVIEVKDASLQDYAGDYNYYLEKNLEARARELEREAELNEKAPKPKAKSKMSKAEKAARKQQKVQAFHAAKQKSKGLKNAKRWN